The following are encoded together in the Glycine max cultivar Williams 82 chromosome 8, Glycine_max_v4.0, whole genome shotgun sequence genome:
- the LOC100306165 gene encoding kunitz trypsin inhibitor family protein precursor yields MSMKLYASLTLTVWLFMATFSRAQYVIDTNGEPVDNDDEYYIRPAITDNGGRFTLINRNGSCPLYVGLENTDTPLGYPVKFTHFALNVQDEDIRVNSDLRIEFVEVSTTCVQSTEWRVGENDTRSGRRLIITGLDDNFGSIGNYFRIVETQSVGIYNIEWCPMEICSDCGFVCSTGGILREDGRIFFALDGTPLPVVFQKKDD; encoded by the coding sequence GCGAGCCCAATACGTTATTGACACAAATGGCGAACCCGTTGACAATGATGATGAGTATTACATCAGGCCAGCCATAACCGACAACGGAGGGCGTTTCACCTTGATCAACCGAAACGGGTCGTGCCCTCTCTACGTGGGTCTTGAAAACACCGATACGCCACTTGGTTATCCAGTGAAATTTACCCATTTTGCCCTCAACGTTCAAGATGAGGATATAAGGGTGAACAGCGACTTGAGAATCGAATTCGTGGAAGTTTCCACAACGTGTGTGCAATCCACGGAATGGAGGGTGGGTGAGAACGACACGAGGAGTGGAAGGAGGCTCATCATCACTGGCCTAGATGATAATTTTGGATCCATTGGTAActattttagaattgtggaaacgCAAAGTGTTGGTATCTATAACATCGAGTGGTGCCCTATGGAAATATGCTCCGATTGTGGATTCGTTTGTAGCACTGGTGGTATTTTGCGTGAGGATGGAAGGATTTTCTTTGCCTTGGATGGTACTCCACTTCCAGTTGTGTTTCAGAAAAAAGATGATTAA